In the Sulfitobacter pacificus genome, one interval contains:
- a CDS encoding ABC transporter ATP-binding protein: MSQTVFAPWDNPDEKPLIRFQNVTKKFGEFTAIDDLTLDIFAQEFFALLGPSGCGKTTMMRMLAGFETVTEGRIELAGADIGPVPPNERAVNMMFQSYALFPHISVWENIAFGLRRDKKSKAEIEARVEEMLKLVRLEKFAHRKPHQISGGQRQRVALARSLAKAPKLLLLDEPLGALDKKLRQETQFELMDIQETTGTTFVIVTHDQEEAMTVASRVAVMDEGRVIQVATPSAIYEYPNSVYVADFIGDVNIIEGQARASGTEEYALTWSEGQAPITATSQKAFSEGQKAHLAIRPEKIRISTEKPEDAVNAMQGKVLDIAYLGNLSTYHVELPGGQVIKAQTANTRRIARRDITWEDPVWISWSATAGVMLGQ, from the coding sequence GTGAGCCAGACCGTTTTTGCCCCTTGGGACAATCCCGACGAAAAGCCGTTGATCCGCTTTCAGAATGTCACGAAAAAATTTGGTGAATTCACCGCCATTGACGATTTGACGCTGGATATTTTTGCACAGGAGTTCTTTGCTCTGCTTGGACCGTCTGGCTGCGGCAAGACGACGATGATGCGGATGCTGGCAGGGTTTGAAACTGTCACTGAAGGGCGGATCGAACTTGCAGGTGCAGACATCGGTCCCGTACCGCCAAATGAACGTGCGGTGAATATGATGTTTCAGTCTTACGCATTGTTTCCGCATATCAGCGTCTGGGAAAACATCGCCTTTGGCCTGCGCCGCGACAAGAAAAGCAAGGCAGAGATTGAAGCGCGGGTGGAAGAGATGCTCAAGCTGGTGCGGCTTGAGAAATTTGCCCACCGCAAACCACATCAGATTTCTGGTGGCCAACGGCAACGGGTTGCGCTGGCGCGTTCCTTGGCCAAGGCCCCGAAGCTGTTGTTGCTGGATGAACCGCTTGGCGCTCTGGATAAGAAATTGCGGCAGGAAACCCAGTTTGAACTGATGGACATTCAGGAAACCACTGGCACAACATTTGTGATTGTCACCCATGATCAGGAAGAGGCAATGACCGTCGCCTCCCGCGTGGCCGTGATGGACGAAGGGCGCGTAATTCAGGTGGCAACGCCTTCGGCGATCTATGAATATCCGAATTCGGTTTATGTTGCGGATTTCATTGGTGATGTGAACATTATCGAGGGGCAGGCCCGCGCGTCCGGTACCGAAGAATACGCTTTGACCTGGAGCGAGGGTCAGGCCCCGATCACGGCAACCTCGCAAAAGGCGTTCAGCGAAGGGCAGAAGGCGCATCTTGCGATCCGACCCGAAAAGATCCGCATTTCGACAGAAAAACCCGAAGATGCGGTAAACGCCATGCAAGGCAAGGTGTTGGATATCGCCTATCTGGGCAACCTTTCAACCTATCACGTGGAATTGCCGGGTGGTCAGGTGATCAAGGCGCAAACCGCCAATACCCGCCGCATCGCCCGGCGTGATATCACCTGGGAAGATCCTGTCTGGATCTCATGGAGCGCCACAGCGGGCGTGATGTTGGGCCAATGA
- a CDS encoding ABC transporter permease subunit gives MRRSTLILIPYLWLLLLFFAPFLIVLKISLSDAALAIPPYTPNLKDGIGALIRELDFENFVFLTEDDLYWKAYLSSLRIALVSTVLTLLVGYPIAYGMAKAPEEWRATLMMLVILPFWTSFLIRVYAWMGILSNEGLLNQLLLWLGVTSEPLVILNTTTAVYIGIVYTYLPFMILPIYAALDRLDSSLDEAAQDLGCTRRQAFWLVTIPLSKNGIVAGSFLVFIPALGEFVIPSLLGGSGTLMIGKVLWEEFFNNRDWPVASAVAVILLLILILPIVLFQRNQQKQQEAEQ, from the coding sequence ATGCGCCGCAGTACCCTGATCCTTATTCCCTATCTGTGGCTTTTGCTGCTGTTCTTTGCACCGTTTCTGATTGTGCTGAAAATCTCGCTGTCTGACGCGGCGCTGGCGATCCCGCCTTATACGCCAAACCTGAAAGACGGCATCGGTGCGCTGATCCGCGAGCTGGACTTTGAGAACTTCGTCTTCCTGACCGAAGATGACCTCTATTGGAAAGCTTACCTCAGTTCGCTTCGCATTGCCCTTGTTTCGACTGTCTTGACCCTGCTGGTTGGTTATCCCATCGCCTATGGGATGGCCAAGGCACCGGAGGAATGGCGCGCCACGCTGATGATGCTGGTCATTCTGCCCTTCTGGACCTCCTTTCTGATCCGCGTCTATGCTTGGATGGGCATTCTCAGCAATGAGGGTTTGTTGAACCAGCTGCTGTTATGGCTGGGCGTGACCTCTGAACCGTTGGTGATCCTGAACACAACAACAGCGGTCTATATCGGCATTGTTTACACCTATCTGCCCTTCATGATCCTGCCGATTTATGCCGCGCTTGACCGGCTTGATTCCTCGCTGGATGAGGCGGCGCAGGATCTCGGGTGTACCCGCAGACAGGCGTTCTGGCTGGTGACGATCCCCCTGTCGAAGAACGGCATCGTTGCGGGGTCCTTCCTCGTGTTCATCCCGGCGCTGGGCGAATTTGTGATCCCATCGTTGTTAGGCGGGTCGGGCACGCTGATGATTGGCAAGGTTTTGTGGGAAGAGTTCTTTAACAACCGCGATTGGCCGGTGGCTTCTGCCGTTGCTGTTATCCTGCTGTTGATCCTGATCCTGCCGATTGTCCTGTTCCAACGGAACCAGCAAAAACAGCAGGAGGCCGAGCAATGA
- a CDS encoding ABC transporter permease, translating to MKRLSWFNVTSLTLGFAFLYLPMLVLVIYSFNASKLVTVWAGFSTKWYGTLFQNEAFLDAAWVTLKVAVVSSTFATILGTMAAYVLVRGGRFMGRTLFSGMIYAPLVMPEVITGLSLLLLFIGIGLDRGVLTIVLAHTTFSMCYVSVVVSSRLVTFDRSLEEAALDLGSTPWEAFRLVTLPIIAPAVISGWLLAFTLSLDDLVIASFTSGPSATTLPIKIFSAVRLGVSPEINALSTIMILIVTVGVVTASLVTKRNAIRAQNDAQAAERATG from the coding sequence ATGAAGCGTCTGTCGTGGTTCAATGTCACCTCGCTGACGCTGGGGTTCGCTTTCCTTTACCTGCCGATGCTGGTGTTGGTGATCTACAGCTTCAATGCCTCAAAACTGGTCACGGTCTGGGCAGGGTTTTCAACCAAATGGTACGGGACCCTGTTCCAGAACGAGGCGTTTCTGGATGCTGCATGGGTGACCCTGAAGGTTGCGGTGGTTTCCTCAACCTTTGCAACAATTCTGGGGACGATGGCGGCCTATGTTCTGGTGCGTGGCGGGCGCTTTATGGGGCGGACGTTGTTTTCCGGGATGATCTACGCCCCCTTGGTCATGCCAGAGGTGATTACCGGCCTGTCGCTGCTGCTGCTGTTCATCGGCATCGGATTGGACCGGGGTGTATTGACCATCGTGCTGGCCCACACCACGTTTTCCATGTGTTATGTTTCTGTGGTTGTTTCCTCGCGGTTGGTTACCTTCGATCGCTCGTTGGAAGAGGCGGCGCTCGACCTTGGTTCAACCCCTTGGGAGGCGTTCCGGCTGGTCACCTTGCCCATCATCGCCCCTGCAGTGATTTCCGGCTGGCTGCTGGCATTCACGCTTAGTCTGGATGACCTTGTAATTGCGTCCTTTACGTCCGGTCCATCGGCCACAACCCTGCCGATCAAGATATTCTCGGCTGTGCGCCTTGGGGTCTCGCCAGAGATCAACGCATTGTCGACGATCATGATCCTGATCGTGACCGTTGGTGTTGTAACGGCGTCGCTGGTGACCAAACGCAATGCAATTCGCGCCCAGAACGATGCGCAGGCGGCAGAGCGCGCAACTGGCTGA
- a CDS encoding NAD(P)/FAD-dependent oxidoreductase has translation MKRIYPDFAYSDAPRAGCWWDETCNILSRPPLGADHRCDVAIIGGGFTGISAALHLAQAGVSVAVLESRYVGWGASGRNGGFCCLGGGMLNNQQLDKTFGRQGRDEWRQAEKASIQFVEGLIDRIGMDVDRHSNGETQLAHRASDFENMKGDLEYYAKSYGVEARLTPKSELASEGMNAGFEGAITVPIGFGLNPRKYITGLAGAAEAAGARIFHDTPVTAIARPGTGFELTTPHGKLRADKVIVATNGYSAEDLPDWLAGRYMPTQSSIIVTRPMDAAELHAQGWTSGQASYDSRHLLHYFRLMPDNRMLFGVRGGLMATPDSEAQAIKRARADFDAMFPAWRGVETPNSWSGMVCIARNRMPFVGQVPDSPGLFASLCYHGNGVAMGSYCGGLLADLVQGKTPDQIYPKAVQRPLAKFELGRWRRAVMPFAYAGFALKDR, from the coding sequence ATGAAGCGGATTTATCCCGATTTCGCCTATTCGGACGCGCCGCGCGCAGGGTGCTGGTGGGATGAAACCTGTAACATCCTGTCAAGGCCCCCGTTAGGCGCGGACCATCGGTGTGATGTGGCAATCATCGGTGGTGGCTTTACCGGAATTTCAGCGGCGCTTCATCTGGCGCAAGCAGGGGTTTCAGTGGCGGTTTTGGAAAGCCGTTACGTTGGCTGGGGTGCCTCCGGGCGCAACGGCGGCTTTTGCTGTTTGGGCGGCGGGATGCTGAACAATCAACAGTTGGACAAGACCTTTGGCAGGCAGGGCCGCGATGAATGGCGGCAGGCGGAAAAGGCCTCGATCCAATTTGTCGAAGGGTTGATTGACCGTATTGGCATGGATGTTGACCGGCACTCAAACGGAGAAACCCAACTTGCGCACCGCGCCAGCGACTTTGAAAACATGAAAGGTGATCTGGAGTATTACGCAAAAAGTTACGGGGTGGAGGCACGTTTGACGCCCAAGAGTGAATTGGCGTCTGAGGGCATGAATGCGGGGTTTGAGGGAGCCATCACCGTTCCAATCGGGTTTGGTCTCAATCCGCGCAAATATATCACTGGTTTGGCAGGAGCTGCCGAAGCCGCAGGTGCGCGAATTTTCCATGATACGCCAGTGACCGCCATCGCGCGCCCCGGTACTGGGTTTGAATTGACCACGCCACACGGAAAACTGCGGGCGGATAAGGTTATTGTGGCCACAAACGGCTACTCAGCTGAAGATCTGCCCGATTGGTTGGCAGGCCGCTATATGCCGACACAATCCAGCATTATCGTCACCCGTCCTATGGATGCGGCAGAGTTGCATGCGCAGGGCTGGACCAGCGGACAGGCGTCCTATGATTCGCGTCATTTGTTGCATTACTTCCGGCTGATGCCTGACAACCGTATGCTGTTCGGTGTGCGTGGCGGGTTGATGGCAACGCCGGATTCAGAGGCGCAGGCAATCAAACGGGCGCGTGCGGATTTCGATGCGATGTTCCCCGCATGGCGCGGGGTCGAAACGCCAAACAGCTGGTCCGGGATGGTCTGTATCGCCCGAAACAGGATGCCTTTTGTCGGTCAAGTGCCGGACAGTCCGGGGCTGTTTGCCAGCCTTTGTTACCATGGCAATGGCGTAGCGATGGGAAGCTATTGTGGTGGGCTGCTGGCCGATTTGGTGCAGGGTAAAACGCCAGATCAGATCTATCCAAAAGCGGTTCAGCGGCCGCTTGCCAAATTCGAACTTGGCCGTTGGCGCCGTGCAGTGATGCCATTCGCATACGCTGGTTTCGCATTGAAAGATCGTTAG
- a CDS encoding flagellar hook capping FlgD N-terminal domain-containing protein — protein sequence MDINSSPIANASAPGATASSTPQTQQVLSSDFETFLKMLTAQARFQDPLEPIDSSQYAAQLAQFSMVEQQVLSNDLLTSLASQIGSGNMAELASWIGMEARTTAPVLFDGSPIVIHPNPAAASDEVYLVVRDSTGEEVQRLQLPVSAEPVEWAGVSSDGSAFPVGTYSFDIESHANGDVILSEPTETYGRIVETRRQDDGGTVLILEGGSAILASDVDGLREPPV from the coding sequence ATGGACATCAATTCATCCCCCATTGCAAATGCCTCTGCCCCAGGTGCCACTGCCAGCAGCACACCGCAAACCCAGCAGGTTCTTTCCTCTGACTTTGAAACCTTTTTGAAAATGTTGACGGCACAAGCTCGGTTTCAGGACCCGCTTGAACCTATTGATTCCTCACAATATGCTGCGCAATTGGCTCAGTTTTCCATGGTCGAACAGCAGGTCCTGTCAAATGATCTGCTGACCTCTCTCGCATCGCAAATCGGGTCCGGCAACATGGCAGAGCTGGCAAGCTGGATTGGGATGGAGGCACGCACAACCGCCCCGGTTCTGTTTGATGGCAGCCCGATTGTGATCCACCCGAACCCGGCTGCCGCCTCTGACGAGGTCTACCTTGTCGTGCGCGACAGCACTGGTGAAGAAGTACAGCGCCTACAGCTGCCAGTCTCGGCCGAGCCGGTTGAATGGGCTGGGGTGTCAAGTGACGGCTCCGCCTTTCCTGTCGGGACCTACAGCTTTGACATTGAAAGTCACGCAAACGGCGACGTGATTTTGTCAGAGCCCACCGAAACCTATGGCCGCATTGTTGAAACCCGCCGGCAAGATGATGGGGGCACGGTCCTGATCCTTGAAGGTGGCAGCGCCATTCTGGCAAGTGATGTTGACGGTCTGCGCGAACCGCCGGTCTGA
- a CDS encoding flagellar hook-length control protein FliK, protein MITSQVAQHAVQGEKSASDLPPPLSPRGSASDQSSLAELPRSTAPHTPAAPQKSAAQNALTYPVATLAASQPHALQPIPAPDRAMPIPPTTVTTAPVAPLTVQLLNTVLPLADKTSRKAPADRIATSDIAIQTVLSVKQAAPVAPAVKNVPTPAAQSLSLPLSALDPGKATTSLIDAEPLYSMRADISSASSLQHPQSLPPTAPIAQYVARQIAEALQTMPNRPVEISLNPEELGRVRLALSSSEAGIVVNVLAERQETVDLLRRHISHLESAFQDIGYSDIAFSFSGGGQQQEETDGEAHSSAGSKGSVTSDESVVATAQIALNASLEAGLDIRL, encoded by the coding sequence ATGATCACATCCCAAGTGGCGCAGCATGCAGTTCAGGGAGAAAAATCTGCATCAGATCTGCCACCACCCCTGTCACCAAGAGGCTCTGCATCAGACCAATCATCACTGGCAGAGCTGCCGCGTTCCACTGCGCCTCACACCCCTGCCGCTCCGCAGAAGAGCGCGGCCCAAAACGCACTCACCTATCCTGTTGCGACGCTGGCGGCCTCTCAACCACACGCTCTGCAACCGATACCGGCCCCTGATCGCGCAATGCCAATCCCGCCCACCACTGTCACCACCGCGCCAGTGGCTCCTCTCACCGTGCAACTGCTCAACACAGTGCTGCCCCTCGCCGATAAGACGTCACGCAAAGCTCCTGCGGACCGGATCGCCACCTCTGACATTGCCATCCAGACCGTTCTATCGGTGAAACAAGCCGCTCCCGTGGCACCCGCCGTCAAGAACGTGCCAACTCCAGCCGCCCAATCCCTGTCTTTGCCCCTGTCTGCACTGGACCCGGGCAAGGCCACCACAAGCCTGATTGACGCGGAACCGCTTTACTCCATGCGGGCTGATATCTCATCCGCATCATCATTGCAGCATCCTCAGTCGCTGCCGCCAACGGCACCAATTGCGCAATATGTTGCCCGCCAAATCGCAGAAGCATTGCAAACGATGCCAAACCGACCGGTGGAAATCTCCCTGAATCCTGAAGAGCTTGGCCGGGTACGCCTTGCGCTGTCATCATCCGAGGCGGGGATTGTTGTCAACGTGCTGGCCGAACGTCAGGAAACCGTCGACCTTCTGCGCCGACATATTTCACATCTGGAATCCGCCTTTCAGGACATCGGGTATAGCGACATCGCCTTTTCATTTTCGGGCGGGGGACAGCAACAGGAAGAAACCGATGGAGAGGCGCATTCTTCTGCCGGCTCAAAGGGCAGCGTCACTTCAGATGAATCCGTCGTTGCAACGGCGCAAATTGCCTTAAATGCCAGTTTAGAAGCTGGCCTTGATATCCGGCTTTGA
- a CDS encoding rod-binding protein — protein MDAIRPAATSVPQPHEDKALRQAAKQLEAGFLAEMLKSAGLGASPEGFGGGAGEDQFASFLVAEQAKAMVEAGGIGLSESIYEALKERNDDGE, from the coding sequence ATGGACGCGATCCGCCCCGCTGCGACCTCCGTACCGCAGCCGCATGAAGATAAGGCCCTGCGCCAAGCTGCAAAGCAGCTTGAGGCCGGCTTTCTTGCAGAAATGCTTAAATCAGCGGGGCTTGGTGCCTCACCTGAAGGGTTCGGTGGGGGGGCAGGCGAGGATCAGTTTGCCTCTTTCCTTGTCGCTGAACAAGCCAAAGCCATGGTTGAAGCCGGGGGGATTGGGCTAAGCGAATCGATTTATGAAGCACTCAAGGAGAGAAACGATGACGGCGAATAG
- a CDS encoding flagellar biosynthesis protein FlgN: MTANSNATTTEELSDLLDAEREALLKGDLEKLNALLVSKELLIEAVNAVPQTDLTTMEMLDKKVKRNQLLLDGALEGIRAVAARMARLREVKGALETYGADGKRHDIQLDIDSSVEHRV; the protein is encoded by the coding sequence ATGACGGCGAATAGTAATGCGACCACAACTGAGGAACTGAGTGACCTATTGGACGCAGAGCGCGAGGCCCTGCTGAAGGGCGATCTGGAAAAACTGAATGCGCTGCTGGTATCCAAGGAGTTGCTGATCGAAGCCGTAAATGCAGTGCCTCAAACCGATTTGACCACGATGGAAATGCTGGACAAGAAGGTAAAGCGCAACCAATTGTTGCTGGATGGTGCACTTGAGGGCATTCGCGCCGTGGCGGCCCGTATGGCCCGCCTGCGCGAAGTAAAAGGTGCGTTGGAGACATATGGTGCGGACGGGAAACGTCATGACATCCAGCTGGATATCGACAGTTCTGTGGAACACCGGGTTTGA
- a CDS encoding flagellin — MSSIITNNSAMVALQTLKSINSNLSDTQNEIATGKEISSAKDNSAIWAISKVMEADVAGFDAVSKSLAVGEATLGVASAGAESIVETLKEMEGLAVSGGSETADFTKIQAEMLQKVAQIADTIEASQFNGVNLLSTAGAGLTVVSSVNRVGTAAATTDTITVANLDFEANIDTAGMTAITDAASAATAFGEIQVMLTTALAGASTIGSAASRVEDQGVFVSKLSDSLKSGIGALVDTDMEAASARLQALQTQQQLGVQALSIANQAPQTILSLFR; from the coding sequence ATGTCGAGCATCATCACGAACAACAGCGCAATGGTTGCCTTGCAGACATTGAAATCCATTAATTCAAATCTCTCCGATACCCAAAACGAAATTGCAACGGGTAAGGAAATCAGCTCTGCAAAGGACAACTCTGCGATCTGGGCGATTTCCAAAGTAATGGAAGCCGATGTTGCCGGTTTTGACGCTGTATCGAAATCTTTGGCGGTGGGCGAGGCGACGCTTGGCGTTGCGTCTGCCGGTGCGGAATCTATCGTCGAGACGCTGAAGGAAATGGAAGGGTTGGCGGTCTCCGGCGGCAGTGAGACGGCGGATTTCACCAAAATTCAGGCTGAAATGCTGCAAAAGGTAGCGCAAATCGCTGATACGATCGAAGCATCGCAGTTCAACGGCGTTAACTTGCTTTCTACTGCCGGTGCCGGTTTAACAGTTGTTTCGTCGGTTAACCGCGTTGGCACAGCGGCAGCAACAACTGACACGATCACAGTGGCAAACCTGGATTTTGAAGCAAACATTGACACGGCTGGCATGACCGCAATCACCGATGCGGCAAGTGCGGCGACTGCGTTTGGTGAAATTCAGGTCATGCTGACAACTGCACTGGCTGGTGCCTCAACAATCGGTTCGGCAGCTAGCCGTGTTGAAGATCAGGGGGTATTCGTTTCCAAGCTCTCGGACTCCCTGAAGTCCGGCATTGGTGCCTTGGTCGATACGGATATGGAGGCGGCCTCCGCCCGTCTGCAAGCTTTGCAGACACAACAGCAACTGGGCGTTCAGGCCCTGTCGATTGCCAATCAGGCACCGCAGACCATCCTGTCACTCTTCCGTTAA
- the flaF gene encoding flagellar biosynthesis regulator FlaF: MNASLKARHAYAPTSAPIRSNRGIEYDVIARITFRLKKAVEQGEFGPLVEALHENRNLWRVLAIDVASPENQLPKDLRARLFYLAEFTDHHTSKVISRKGSAIPLLEVNTAVLRGLKPQGLDR, encoded by the coding sequence GTGAACGCATCATTAAAAGCCCGGCATGCTTATGCCCCGACATCTGCGCCCATTCGGTCAAATCGCGGGATTGAATACGATGTGATTGCCCGCATCACATTTCGACTTAAGAAAGCCGTTGAGCAAGGTGAGTTCGGCCCGCTGGTCGAAGCTCTGCACGAGAACCGCAACCTTTGGCGTGTTTTGGCAATCGATGTTGCCTCTCCCGAAAATCAATTGCCAAAGGACTTGCGAGCCCGGCTTTTCTATCTTGCGGAATTCACGGATCATCACACCAGCAAGGTCATCAGCAGGAAGGGCTCTGCCATTCCCCTGCTTGAAGTAAACACAGCGGTCCTGAGGGGACTTAAACCACAGGGGTTGGACAGATGA
- the flbT gene encoding flagellar biosynthesis repressor FlbT, producing MSGLVLKLSPKERVLINGAVIENGDRRSRLSIMTPDAHILRLRDAVHPEEATTPVRRLCFAVQLVLSGDRDPGKAHSDLLRQIEDLSQVFQDRDSRRILAESSTAIIEEQHYRALKALRSMIPREDRLLAVRPS from the coding sequence ATGAGCGGGCTTGTTCTTAAGCTCAGCCCGAAGGAACGTGTTTTGATCAATGGTGCAGTGATCGAAAATGGTGACCGCCGCAGTCGGCTGTCCATTATGACGCCGGACGCGCATATTTTGCGTTTGCGTGACGCGGTCCACCCAGAGGAAGCAACCACACCTGTAAGGCGCTTGTGTTTTGCCGTCCAATTGGTGCTGTCGGGAGACAGGGATCCGGGCAAGGCGCACTCTGACCTTTTGCGTCAAATTGAAGATCTGAGTCAGGTTTTTCAGGATAGGGATAGCCGCCGCATTCTTGCAGAATCCAGCACGGCAATCATTGAAGAACAGCACTATCGCGCGCTCAAGGCGTTGCGCAGCATGATCCCCAGAGAAGACCGCCTTTTGGCGGTTCGGCCAAGCTGA
- a CDS encoding DUF1217 domain-containing protein, which translates to MFQPIVPADGLSGWRFLQRTYEVQAEAFNRSTVIQRDTEYFADKISEVTTAEELVSDRRLLTVALGAFGLQDDINNRYFIQKILEEGTNSDDALSMRLSDTRYRKLSAAFGFGPVADKQVGEAGFAENIIARFQSNSFEVAAGDQNSAMRVALYAERELSQLAAGDESTNAKWFTIMGDPPLRQLFEKALNLPESIGSIDIDQQLRVFKDRAVSVFGSDDLSLFEDPDLVQEAVTKFIVRDQIGVNGGMSGGSIALTLLQGF; encoded by the coding sequence ATGTTTCAACCTATTGTTCCTGCGGACGGCCTGTCAGGTTGGCGGTTTTTGCAGCGCACCTATGAGGTGCAGGCCGAGGCATTTAACAGATCTACAGTCATTCAGCGCGATACAGAGTATTTTGCGGATAAGATTTCTGAGGTGACAACAGCTGAAGAACTGGTTTCCGACCGTCGTTTGCTGACCGTCGCGCTGGGGGCCTTCGGTCTTCAGGATGACATCAATAACCGGTACTTCATCCAGAAAATTCTGGAAGAGGGAACAAACAGCGATGATGCATTGTCGATGCGTTTGTCTGACACACGGTATCGCAAACTGTCAGCCGCCTTTGGTTTTGGCCCTGTTGCGGACAAACAAGTAGGCGAGGCTGGCTTTGCCGAAAACATCATCGCCAGATTTCAATCCAACAGTTTTGAAGTGGCGGCCGGCGACCAAAACAGCGCGATGCGTGTTGCACTTTATGCAGAGCGGGAATTGTCGCAGCTGGCTGCGGGGGATGAATCTACAAATGCGAAATGGTTCACCATCATGGGCGACCCACCTTTGCGTCAACTGTTCGAAAAAGCTCTGAATTTGCCAGAGTCGATTGGCTCGATCGACATTGACCAGCAACTGAGAGTTTTCAAAGACCGCGCTGTTTCAGTCTTTGGCAGCGATGATCTGTCACTGTTTGAGGACCCTGATTTGGTGCAGGAGGCCGTCACCAAATTCATCGTGCGTGACCAGATTGGTGTAAACGGCGGGATGTCTGGCGGCTCTATCGCTCTAACGTTGTTGCAGGGGTTCTAG
- a CDS encoding FliI/YscN family ATPase — MESPTQISGLRAEIESLHPVRPVGRVTRVKAGIIEIAGLASIARIGDWITVHREGQPPLGSEVVQLRCDTIIALPEAVPDGVALQNRAVLSHEGVIAPADTWMGRIVDPSGHPLDGLPLLRGPRVRPLRCAPPDAAKRRALGARLSTGMAVTNTLLPLVKGQRMGLFAGSGVGKSSLLGRLASRVDADVVVIALIGERGRELRHFVEEVIGEEGLKRTVVIAATSDQSALKRRRCAWTAMAVAEHFRDQGKNVLLLADSITRFAEAHREVAVAAGEAPVLRGYPPSTSHMIMSLCERAGPGFGNQGDITALFSVLVAGSDMDEPIADILRGVLDGHIVLDRAIAEGGRYPAIDVLQSVSRSLPNAATVSENVLLHQTRRLLGLYDRNSVMIRAGLYTQGADPELDQAIALWSDLDDFLGQEAPQDCTHSFQQLNLILRRAKAAAKPSHRPQATAVEGG, encoded by the coding sequence ATGGAATCGCCCACACAGATCAGCGGCCTGCGTGCCGAGATAGAGTCCCTTCACCCGGTGCGCCCGGTTGGTCGGGTAACACGGGTCAAGGCGGGTATCATCGAGATTGCAGGATTGGCATCAATTGCCCGGATTGGCGATTGGATCACGGTGCACCGGGAAGGCCAGCCTCCTTTGGGAAGCGAGGTTGTTCAGCTTCGCTGCGACACAATCATTGCCTTGCCAGAAGCAGTGCCCGATGGCGTTGCCCTCCAAAATCGCGCGGTCCTTTCGCATGAGGGTGTCATCGCACCTGCAGATACTTGGATGGGACGGATCGTTGATCCCTCTGGTCACCCGCTGGATGGCTTACCCCTGTTGCGCGGCCCACGGGTTCGGCCCTTGCGCTGCGCGCCGCCTGATGCGGCAAAACGGCGGGCGTTGGGTGCGCGGTTAAGCACCGGAATGGCCGTGACCAATACGTTGTTGCCCTTGGTAAAAGGCCAGCGGATGGGCCTTTTCGCCGGTTCTGGTGTGGGCAAAAGCAGCCTCTTGGGCCGTTTGGCCAGCCGTGTTGATGCGGACGTTGTCGTCATTGCATTGATTGGTGAGCGCGGTCGGGAATTACGCCATTTTGTCGAGGAAGTGATCGGTGAAGAAGGATTGAAACGCACGGTTGTCATTGCCGCAACATCCGACCAATCCGCGCTCAAACGCCGCCGCTGCGCCTGGACTGCGATGGCTGTCGCTGAACACTTCCGGGATCAGGGCAAAAATGTTTTGCTGCTTGCCGATTCGATTACCCGCTTTGCCGAAGCCCACCGCGAAGTTGCAGTCGCCGCTGGTGAGGCACCGGTACTGCGTGGCTACCCCCCCTCCACCTCACATATGATCATGTCCTTATGTGAACGCGCTGGTCCCGGGTTTGGCAATCAGGGGGATATCACCGCCCTGTTTTCTGTACTTGTTGCCGGTTCGGATATGGATGAACCGATTGCGGATATACTGCGCGGGGTACTGGATGGGCATATCGTGCTGGACCGCGCCATTGCAGAGGGCGGTCGTTACCCGGCGATTGACGTACTACAATCCGTTTCACGCAGCCTGCCCAATGCAGCCACTGTTTCTGAAAATGTCCTTCTGCACCAAACACGCCGTTTGCTGGGGCTTTATGACCGGAACTCGGTGATGATCCGGGCGGGTCTGTATACCCAAGGGGCCGACCCAGAGCTGGATCAGGCCATCGCCTTATGGTCAGATCTGGACGATTTCCTGGGTCAGGAGGCCCCACAAGACTGCACCCATAGCTTTCAACAACTGAACCTCATTCTACGCCGGGCCAAAGCTGCCGCCAAACCCTCACACCGGCCACAGGCCACAGCGGTCGAGGGCGGCTAG